The following is a genomic window from Gadus morhua chromosome 23, gadMor3.0, whole genome shotgun sequence.
GGTCGCTGAGCCTCCATCTTGATCTCCTAACAGAAGGAGGCCGCCGCCGGGAAGAAAGAGGAGGGCGACAAAGAGGACAAAGAGGATGAAGGTCTGCTCCAAAACCGTCTGCTTCCACAGAGGCGCTCCCCcgagtgttgtgttgtgtggttattgatcgttttgttgtgttgtgttgttactgAGTGTTGTGTTGTCTTGTGTTGCTATTGATCGTTGTCTTGTGTTATTGATCATTGTGTTGTTACcgagtgttgtgttgtgttgtgttgttattgatCGTCGTGTTGTGTTCCTCCCAGGCCCGCCGTGCGGGCCGATCTGCTGCAACGAGCACGTAGAGCGAGCTCTGAGGGAGGTGAAGCCCCAGATCAACTCGCTCAAGGAGAAACTCAACACGgtcagactcactcactcactcactcactcactcgctcacccTCTGAGGGAGGATCGCAACACgtcagactcactcactcaccctctgAGGGCGAAACTCAACATGgtcagactcactcactcactcacactcaccctCTAAGGGTGAAACTCAACACGTTCAGGTCCCacgggaacgtgggaccataatcaggcCTTTACGGCGGTCCCCTGGGCCTTCAGAGGGTCTGATGTTGTGCTTCTCTCCCCCTGGCAGGTCTCCATGTGGATGCAGCTGCAGATTCCTCAAATTGAAGATGGCAACAACTTTGGAGTGGCGGTCCAGGTTAGTGACGGGTGATCTTGGATGGTCACGTCGGCCCGTTCTATGCGGTTACGTTCCTGGTTCTTTGTGGAGACGGGTCTGTCTCATGGTTTCTCTCCACGTCCCTCTTCAGGAGAAGGTGTTTGAGATGCTGACCCTCACACGCACCAAGATAGAGGCCTTCCAGACCCAGATCTCAAAGTGAGGCTCCGTTCATACCATCCTGTCACGCATGATTTATCAGACGATGCTCATGGCCTGCTGCCAGAGGGTTGATGTGTTCCTCTGTTCCGCTCTGCAGGTACTACAGCGAGAGAGGGGACGCCGTGGCCAAGGCCTCCAAACAGCCCCACGTGGTCAGTACAGACAGAGCTCCTGTAGGGtaggcttagctcaggaggtagaccggttgtcttgtaaccaaaaggtggctagttcgatccccagctcctcctagctagagtgtttatgtgtccctgagcaaggcacttaaccctaactgctcctgacgagctggctgtccccttgcatggttgactctgctgtcggtgtgtcaatgtgtgtattaaccggtgtaagtcgctttggataaaagcatctgttaaatgccctaaaagtaaatgtaactgaccactaacccatctcCTGTACAAGAAGACCATGTTATTggtctaaccctgaccctcatCACACCACTTCAAATCAAATCCTCTCGCTTCAGGGTTTGGGGGGAAGGATTTGGTTGAGGTCCTTATTTTATGTGCTAGAAATAGTTCTTATCACAGGAGCCAGCTTATCGTTTCTTATTTGATTATTTCCTGTCCACACCGATGTCGACGgggctctccttctctcctcacaGGGAGACTACAGACAGCTGGTCCATGAACTCGACCAGTACCAGTACAGCGAGCTGCGCCTCGTGGTCTTGGA
Proteins encoded in this region:
- the psme1 gene encoding proteasome activator complex subunit 1 produces the protein MSSMEMNPESKKQVDNFCQSLTKEAEALLSKQFPQSMAEMDVLLKTCLSRPDLVRAPLDIPIPDPAKEEAKRKKKEEKEAAAGKKEEGDKEDKEDEGPPCGPICCNEHVERALREVKPQINSLKEKLNTVSMWMQLQIPQIEDGNNFGVAVQEKVFEMLTLTRTKIEAFQTQISKYYSERGDAVAKASKQPHVGDYRQLVHELDQYQYSELRLVVLEIRNTYAVLFDIINKNYDKIMKPKGASKALIY